One Aneurinibacillus migulanus genomic region harbors:
- a CDS encoding ABC transporter permease has translation MSTLATVMTVGFVFIAMLLSLLLKLRLERDMLIGTIRAIVQLVAIGYVLEFVFSSSHPMFIACILLTMLLVASQNSAKRGKGIPYVFIRVFFTITVVAAGTLGMMLAFGMLQWKPQPVIPISGMVIGNCMIVSSLLLNQMKERASSMREEILVALSLGATSRQASERLIREAIRAGMIPIIDALKTVGLVQLPGMMTGLIIAGTSPIEAVRYQLLIMFSYTAASAMTSIILGFLVYPTLFTRTHQYIGWK, from the coding sequence ATGAGCACACTTGCCACCGTCATGACCGTCGGCTTCGTATTTATCGCTATGCTTTTATCGCTTCTCCTGAAATTGAGGCTAGAGCGCGATATGCTCATTGGTACAATACGTGCCATCGTGCAGCTCGTCGCGATTGGATATGTGCTCGAATTCGTATTTTCGAGTAGCCATCCTATGTTTATCGCGTGCATATTATTAACAATGCTTCTGGTCGCGTCCCAGAATTCCGCTAAACGCGGAAAAGGCATTCCGTATGTGTTTATCCGTGTATTCTTTACTATCACAGTCGTTGCTGCGGGTACGCTAGGGATGATGCTCGCATTCGGCATGCTACAGTGGAAGCCACAACCTGTCATTCCAATCAGCGGTATGGTAATTGGTAACTGCATGATCGTCTCTTCTCTTCTGCTGAATCAGATGAAGGAGAGAGCTTCATCCATGCGGGAAGAGATCCTTGTCGCGCTGTCCTTGGGTGCTACCAGTCGACAGGCTAGTGAACGGCTTATTCGAGAGGCGATACGTGCGGGCATGATTCCAATTATTGATGCGTTGAAAACCGTTGGGCTCGTCCAGCTTCCCGGCATGATGACCGGACTTATTATTGCAGGAACCAGTCCGATCGAAGCCGTTCGCTATCAGTTGCTTATTATGTTCTCATATACTGCCGCATCAGCCATGACAAGCATTATCCTTGGCTTTCTTGTGTATCCTACACTGTTTACGCGGACTCATCAATACATAGGCTGGAAATAA
- a CDS encoding ABC transporter ATP-binding protein, giving the protein MKYEKLYDTRRGDRHAMGSESMLALQCISKSYRTPHHRSTPLKDVTANVENGAFITITGPSGTGKSTLFRLLTRLEEPDEGQIFYLGRPLSEWHPPELRQKLHYVFQAPVLFPGTVADNLSYPAKLKGDTLLAEEMEDLLLRVSLPQDYVSRRIEELSGGEKQRVNIARSLSLTPDVLLLDEPTSALDEKSAKHIENEIKAYHEAGHTVLWITHSPEQAKRLGSILWRLKDGCLETELTP; this is encoded by the coding sequence GTGAAATATGAAAAACTATACGATACACGAAGGGGAGATCGTCACGCTATGGGGAGCGAATCTATGCTTGCACTCCAATGCATCTCAAAGTCATATCGAACGCCGCATCATCGATCCACACCGCTAAAAGATGTTACCGCCAATGTGGAGAATGGGGCTTTCATTACGATCACAGGCCCGTCCGGCACAGGAAAAAGTACGCTGTTCCGCCTTTTGACCCGCTTAGAGGAACCGGATGAAGGCCAAATCTTTTATTTAGGCAGGCCGCTATCTGAATGGCATCCGCCTGAGCTACGCCAAAAGCTTCATTATGTCTTCCAGGCCCCCGTCTTGTTTCCCGGCACAGTGGCCGATAATTTGTCATATCCTGCAAAGCTTAAGGGAGACACACTGCTAGCGGAAGAGATGGAAGATTTGTTGCTGCGGGTTTCACTTCCTCAAGACTACGTATCACGTCGTATCGAGGAATTATCTGGTGGGGAAAAACAGCGTGTAAACATTGCGCGCTCCTTATCGCTTACCCCGGATGTTCTTCTACTTGATGAACCGACATCCGCCCTCGATGAGAAGAGCGCCAAACACATTGAGAACGAAATTAAAGCTTATCATGAGGCAGGACACACAGTATTGTGGATTACCCACTCCCCCGAACAGGCGAAACGCCTGGGGAGCATTCTATGGCGCCTAAAAGACGGATGCTTAGAGACGGAGCTTACCCCATGA
- a CDS encoding rhomboid family protein — protein sequence MDITLAQQYIWRVAYRLVTEEEYTVVGSGGENIELLSRKGRELRYVQLRLANFLWGATMGYDLREGAGRMDDIRRQLRARAIEGQIVYVCYEPVTESMRDALQQEEGIHEQQVSLDLAGYDFTEGQWIIRNRKERGTEVVSPQLFDDTPYGDEEPPASHWMRSIEQVEMEREREVRSTFFYGKPRFTYAFLAIIIAIFILMELSGGSQDPRVLLLFGAKFNPLILAGEWWRFVTPMFLHIGFMHILFNGVALYSLGTLTEQIYGSVRFFLVYMISGISGVVGSFAFSENISAGASGAIFGLFGAMLYFGTQNKELFFQTLGTNILVVLGINLVIGFLSPGIIDNYAHLGGLVGGFLASALVGMPKHGPRIGIRIGALTLLVLLFWWGLRTGGL from the coding sequence TTGGATATTACGTTAGCACAGCAGTATATATGGAGAGTGGCATATCGCCTTGTGACAGAAGAAGAATACACAGTGGTAGGTTCCGGGGGAGAGAATATTGAGCTGCTGAGTCGGAAGGGAAGGGAGCTACGTTATGTCCAGCTGCGGCTGGCAAATTTCCTGTGGGGCGCTACGATGGGATATGATCTGCGTGAAGGTGCTGGGCGCATGGATGATATTCGTAGACAGCTCCGCGCTAGAGCGATTGAGGGGCAGATTGTGTATGTATGCTACGAGCCAGTAACAGAAAGCATGCGCGATGCCTTGCAACAGGAAGAAGGTATACACGAACAGCAGGTTTCACTCGATTTGGCAGGATATGATTTTACAGAGGGACAATGGATTATACGGAATCGCAAGGAAAGAGGAACCGAAGTTGTGTCACCGCAATTGTTCGACGACACACCATATGGAGACGAAGAGCCGCCCGCTTCTCATTGGATGCGCAGCATCGAACAGGTGGAGATGGAGCGGGAGCGTGAAGTGCGTTCAACATTTTTTTACGGAAAACCGCGCTTTACCTACGCATTTCTTGCCATTATTATTGCTATATTTATTCTGATGGAGTTGAGCGGCGGCAGTCAGGACCCCCGTGTGCTGCTGTTGTTCGGAGCTAAATTCAATCCTCTCATTCTTGCGGGAGAATGGTGGCGGTTCGTGACGCCGATGTTTTTACATATTGGCTTTATGCATATCCTTTTCAACGGTGTTGCACTGTACTCGTTAGGTACACTAACCGAGCAAATTTACGGTTCAGTACGGTTTTTTCTTGTCTATATGATATCCGGAATTAGCGGCGTAGTCGGCAGCTTTGCATTTTCCGAAAACATTTCTGCCGGTGCATCCGGTGCGATTTTTGGCTTGTTTGGAGCCATGTTGTATTTCGGTACACAGAACAAGGAATTGTTCTTCCAGACCCTGGGTACCAATATTCTGGTTGTATTGGGCATTAACTTAGTCATCGGATTTCTATCTCCCGGTATCATTGATAACTATGCTCATCTGGGCGGTCTGGTGGGAGGCTTTCTTGCCTCGGCGCTTGTGGGAATGCCAAAGCATGGACCGCGCATCGGCATAAGAATAGGGGCACTCACACTTCTTGTTCTTCTGTTCTGGTGGGGCTTGCGGACGGGGGGATTGTAG
- a CDS encoding ferredoxin family protein encodes MEKFGVTRTDMAPMDQVQRIPVTEAFIDIYDPAICLNRCVNKPCTYFCPTQVYQWWDNQIAIDQERCVECGASVMGCPYGNIDWRYPPGGTGVVIKHG; translated from the coding sequence ATGGAGAAGTTTGGAGTAACAAGAACCGACATGGCGCCGATGGATCAGGTGCAGCGCATACCGGTTACAGAGGCTTTCATTGACATTTACGATCCTGCGATTTGCTTGAATCGTTGTGTTAATAAGCCCTGTACGTATTTCTGTCCAACACAGGTGTATCAATGGTGGGATAACCAGATAGCTATTGATCAGGAGCGGTGCGTGGAATGCGGAGCTTCAGTGATGGGTTGCCCATATGGCAATATTGACTGGCGGTATCCTCCGGGTGGTACCGGAGTCGTGATAAAACATGGATAA